A single window of Drosophila suzukii chromosome 3, CBGP_Dsuzu_IsoJpt1.0, whole genome shotgun sequence DNA harbors:
- the Hibch gene encoding 3-hydroxyisobutyryl-CoA hydrolase, mitochondrial isoform X2, producing the protein MQGPIQRLVYTFGHRTCSQLPLIGGAAISNTKPPVMDLSVRQSSSSVLATESSNKGMIILNRPKALNAINLEMVRKIYKHLKKCEKSKSLLIIKGTGEKAFCAGGDVRALVEAGPSDESKSFFREEYSTNALIGNYKIPYIAIIDGITMGGGVGLSVHGKYRVATDRTLFAMPETAIGLFPDVGGSYFLPRLQGKLGLYLGLTGYRLRGGDVFYSGIATHYCESSKIPDLETALLNCPDADDVPELLQKFHSTPEKPFSLQPVLEQINKNFSAGSVEGILENLQNDGSEWAKKTLETLCKVSPTSMKVTFRQLELGSQLSLAQCLIMEYRLAVRHLERSDFKEGVRALLIDKDQKPQWQPTKLADVTEEHVQWFFRKLPDTEELKL; encoded by the exons ATG CAGGGCCCAATTCAAAGGTTGGTGTACACATTCGGTCATCGCACCTGCAGCCAATTGCCGCTGATCGGCGGAGCAGCGATATCCAACACGAAACCACCTGTAATGGACCTCTCCGTCCGCCAATCCTCCTCCTCCGTGCTGGCCACGGAGTCCTCCAACAAGGGAATGATCATCCTGAACCGTCCCAAGGCTCTGAACGCTATTAACCTGGAGATGGTGCGAAAGATCTACAAGCATCTGAAGAAGTGCGAGAAGTCCAAGTCGCTGCTGATCATCAAGGGCACGGGCGAGAAGGCCTTCTGCGCCGGCGGAGATGTGCGCGCCCTGGTCGAGGCAGGCCCCTCCGACGAGTCGAAGAGCTTCTTCCGCGAGGAGTATAGCACGAACGCCCTGATCGGTAACTACAAGATACCCTACATCGCCATCATTGACGGCATCACCATGGGCGGCGGTGTGGGTCTCAGTGTCCACGGCAAGTACCGTGTGGCCACCGATCGGACGCTGTTCGCCATGCCTGAGACGGCGATTGGTCTGTTCCCCGACGTGGGCGGCTCCTACTTCCTGCCTCGCCTGCAGGGAAAACTGGGTCTCTACCTGGGACTGACTGGATACCGGTTGCGCGGCGGCGATGTCTTCTACTCGGGCATAGCTACGCACTACTGCGAGAGCAGCAAGATCCCTGATCTCGAGACGGCGCTGCTCAACTGCCCGGATGCAGATGATGTGCCCGAGCTGCTGCAGAAGTTCCATTCCACACCGGAGAAACCTTTCTCGCTACAGCCCGTCCTGGAGCAGATCAACAAGAACTTTTCGGCGGGTTCGGTGGAGGGCATTCTGGAGAACCTGCAGAACGATGGCAGCGAGTGGGCCAAGAAGACGCTGGAG ACCCTCTGCAAGGTGTCGCCCACCTCGATGAAGGTCACGTTCCGCCAGCTGGAGCTCGGCTCCCAGCTGTCTCTGGCCCAATGTCTCATTATGGAGTACCGTCTGGCCGTGCGACACTTGGAGCGCAGCGACTTCAAGGAGGGAGTGCGCGCCCTGCTCATCGACAAGGACCAGAAGCCCCAGTGGCAGCCAACTAAGCTGGCCGATGTCACCGAGGAGCATGTGCAATGGTTCTTCCGCAAGCTGCCGGACACCGAGGAACTCAAACTGTAA
- the Atg4b gene encoding cysteine protease ATG4C isoform X1, producing MPQFFKFPKLRTKRRRRSSTSSSSASVFMSSSTATKQMNYDGLLSKLTDEKLMLFEAAGEGSIVEGSRMCGQDAVPDPLSLPLVEDGAIEEEQAAPIQTIPRTVFAVPRAPSPSPVSTSGANLNLKSENAATATPQRKISTSSRFMNAFSQLYGGGSGGGSGSSGPSCGHVEQHSEENGDLSANRTPTKGMESKLVAMWHNVKYGWSGKMRQTSFSKEQPVWLLGRCYHRRFTPPVSMESSITELPSGADTTPDNATSAFDSIQATSTSASLYPALNPQQIDEIVVPQELGMDAVENQVGEQPWEEGIEGFRRDFYSRIWMTYRREFPIMNGSNYTSDCGWGCMLRSGQMLLAQGLICHFLGRSWRYDSESQLHSTYEDNMHKKIVKWFGDSSSKNSPFSIHALVRLGEDLGKKPGDWYGPASVSYLLKHALEHAAQENADFDNISVYVAKDCTIYIQDIEDQCSIPEPAPKPHVPWQQAKRSQAETPKSEHQQHWKSLIVLIPLRLGSDKLNPVYAHCLKLLLSTEHCLGIIGGKPKHSLYFVGFQEDRLIHLDPHYCQEMVDVNQENFSLHSFHCKSPRKLKASKMDPSCCIGFYCATKSDFDSFMESVQLYLHPMRCASGATVDKAAGGHQVTPQSTHHHQAEQAEMNYPLFSFSRGRCLDHERDEMSDSLYKPLIKQVAALAQELGTQLLPPHHVDDNDQDDSESEEFVLL from the exons ATGCCGCAGTTCTTCAAGTTTCCCAAGTTGCGGACAAAGCGTCGTCGTCGCTCATCCACCTCTTCCTCTTCCGCCTCTGTTTTCATGTCCTCGTCCACGGCCACCAAGCAGATGAACTATGACGGCCTCCTCTCCAAGTTGACCGACGAGAAACTAATGCTCTTCGAAGCCGCCGGCGAGGGAAGCATTGTGGAGGGCAGCCGGATGTGCGGCCAGGATGCGGTTCCGGATCCCCTATCCCTGCCGCTGGTGGAGGACGGCGccatcgaggaggagcaggcgGCCCCCATTCAAACGATCCCTCGCACCGTATTCGCCGTCCCGCGCGCCCCCTCCCCCTCGCCCGTGAGCACCTCAGGTGCGAATCTGAACCTTAAGTCGGAAAACGCTGCGACAGCAACACCGCAGCGCAAAATATCGACGTCATCACGTTTCATGAACGCCTTCAGTCAGCTCTATGGAGGAGGCAGTGGTggcggcagcggcagcagcggcCCGAGCTGCGGTCACGTGGAGCAGCATAGCGAGGAAAACGGTGACCTGTCGGCCAACCGCACGCCCACCAAGGGTATGGAGTCCAAGCTGGTGGCCATGTGGCATAATGTGAAGTACGGCTGGAGCGGGAAGATGCGTCAGACGAGCTTCTCAAAGGAGCAGCCAGTGTGGCTGCTGGGCAGGTGCTATCATCGTCGCTTCACCCCGCCTGTGAGCATGGAAAGTTCCATTACCGAACTGCCCAGCGGAGCAGATACGACGCCTGACAACGCCACATCGGCGTTCGACAGCATTCAAGCAACCTCGACGTCTGCCTCCCTGTATCCAGCCCTTAATCCGCAGCAGATCGACGAGATTGTGGTGCCCCAGGAGCTGGGAATGGACGCAGTCGAGAACCAGGTGGGCGAACAGCCCTGGGAGGAAGGCATCGAGGGCTTTCGGCGGGACTTCTACAGCAGAATCTGGATGACCTACCGGCGAGAGTTTCCCATCATGAATGGCTCCAACTACACATCGGATTGCGGCTGGGGCTGTATGCTAAGGAGTGGCCAGATGCTCCTGGCCCAAGGACTAATCTGTCACTTCCTGGGACGCA GTTGGCGCTATGATTCAGAGTCTCAGTTGCACTCCACCTACGAGGATAACATGCATAAGAAGATCGTCAAGTGGTTCGGCGACAGTTCCTCGAAAAACAGTCCCTTCTCCATTCACGCCCTGGTGCGGCTGGGGGAAGATCTGGGCAAAAAGCCAGGCGACTGGTATGGCCCCGCCTCGGTCTCCTATTTGCTAAA ACACGCCTTGGAGCATGCAGCTCAGGAAAATGCAGACTTTGACAATATCAGTGTCTATGTGGCCAAAGATTGCACGA TTTATATACAGGATATTGAGGATCAGTGCAGCATTCCCGAGCCGGCGCCCAAACCCCATGTGCCTTGGCAGCAAGCGAAGCGATCGCAGGCGGAAACGCCTAAATCGGAGCACCAACAGCACTGGAAATCCCTCATTGTCCTTATCCCATTGCGCCTGGGCAGCGATAAACTAAATCCCGTGTATGCCCATTGCCTGAAGCTGCTGCTGAGTACGGAGCACTGTTTGGGCATCATTGGGGGCAAGCCCAAGCACTCGCTGTACTTTGTGGGCTTTCAGGAGGACAGGCTCATCCATTTGGATCCGCACTATTGCCAGGAGATGGTGGATGTGAATCAGGAGAACTTTTCTCTGCACTCGTTCCACTGCAAGTCGCCACGAAAGCTTAAGGCGAGCAAAATGGATCCCAGCTGTTGCATCGGCTTTTACTGTGCCACCAAGAGTGATTTCGACAGCTTTATGGAGAGCGTGCAGCTG TACTTGCATCCCATGCGCTGTGCCTCCGGGGCCACAGTGGATAAGGCGGCTGGGGGCCATCAAGTGACGCCCCAATCAACCCATCATCATCAGGCCGAGCAAGCCGAGATGAACTATCCACTGTTCTCATTCTCGCGAGGCCGATGCCTGGACCACGAGCGTGACGAGATGAGTGATTCGCTGTACAAGCCGCTCATAAAACAGGTGGCTGCTTTGGCCCAGGAGCTGGGCACCCAATTGTTGCCTCCACACCATGTGGACGACAATGACCAAGATGATAGTGAAAGCGAGGAATTTGTGCTGCTGTAG
- the Atg4b gene encoding cysteine protease ATG4C isoform X2, producing the protein MNYDGLLSKLTDEKLMLFEAAGEGSIVEGSRMCGQDAVPDPLSLPLVEDGAIEEEQAAPIQTIPRTVFAVPRAPSPSPVSTSGANLNLKSENAATATPQRKISTSSRFMNAFSQLYGGGSGGGSGSSGPSCGHVEQHSEENGDLSANRTPTKGMESKLVAMWHNVKYGWSGKMRQTSFSKEQPVWLLGRCYHRRFTPPVSMESSITELPSGADTTPDNATSAFDSIQATSTSASLYPALNPQQIDEIVVPQELGMDAVENQVGEQPWEEGIEGFRRDFYSRIWMTYRREFPIMNGSNYTSDCGWGCMLRSGQMLLAQGLICHFLGRSWRYDSESQLHSTYEDNMHKKIVKWFGDSSSKNSPFSIHALVRLGEDLGKKPGDWYGPASVSYLLKHALEHAAQENADFDNISVYVAKDCTIYIQDIEDQCSIPEPAPKPHVPWQQAKRSQAETPKSEHQQHWKSLIVLIPLRLGSDKLNPVYAHCLKLLLSTEHCLGIIGGKPKHSLYFVGFQEDRLIHLDPHYCQEMVDVNQENFSLHSFHCKSPRKLKASKMDPSCCIGFYCATKSDFDSFMESVQLYLHPMRCASGATVDKAAGGHQVTPQSTHHHQAEQAEMNYPLFSFSRGRCLDHERDEMSDSLYKPLIKQVAALAQELGTQLLPPHHVDDNDQDDSESEEFVLL; encoded by the exons ATGAACTATGACGGCCTCCTCTCCAAGTTGACCGACGAGAAACTAATGCTCTTCGAAGCCGCCGGCGAGGGAAGCATTGTGGAGGGCAGCCGGATGTGCGGCCAGGATGCGGTTCCGGATCCCCTATCCCTGCCGCTGGTGGAGGACGGCGccatcgaggaggagcaggcgGCCCCCATTCAAACGATCCCTCGCACCGTATTCGCCGTCCCGCGCGCCCCCTCCCCCTCGCCCGTGAGCACCTCAGGTGCGAATCTGAACCTTAAGTCGGAAAACGCTGCGACAGCAACACCGCAGCGCAAAATATCGACGTCATCACGTTTCATGAACGCCTTCAGTCAGCTCTATGGAGGAGGCAGTGGTggcggcagcggcagcagcggcCCGAGCTGCGGTCACGTGGAGCAGCATAGCGAGGAAAACGGTGACCTGTCGGCCAACCGCACGCCCACCAAGGGTATGGAGTCCAAGCTGGTGGCCATGTGGCATAATGTGAAGTACGGCTGGAGCGGGAAGATGCGTCAGACGAGCTTCTCAAAGGAGCAGCCAGTGTGGCTGCTGGGCAGGTGCTATCATCGTCGCTTCACCCCGCCTGTGAGCATGGAAAGTTCCATTACCGAACTGCCCAGCGGAGCAGATACGACGCCTGACAACGCCACATCGGCGTTCGACAGCATTCAAGCAACCTCGACGTCTGCCTCCCTGTATCCAGCCCTTAATCCGCAGCAGATCGACGAGATTGTGGTGCCCCAGGAGCTGGGAATGGACGCAGTCGAGAACCAGGTGGGCGAACAGCCCTGGGAGGAAGGCATCGAGGGCTTTCGGCGGGACTTCTACAGCAGAATCTGGATGACCTACCGGCGAGAGTTTCCCATCATGAATGGCTCCAACTACACATCGGATTGCGGCTGGGGCTGTATGCTAAGGAGTGGCCAGATGCTCCTGGCCCAAGGACTAATCTGTCACTTCCTGGGACGCA GTTGGCGCTATGATTCAGAGTCTCAGTTGCACTCCACCTACGAGGATAACATGCATAAGAAGATCGTCAAGTGGTTCGGCGACAGTTCCTCGAAAAACAGTCCCTTCTCCATTCACGCCCTGGTGCGGCTGGGGGAAGATCTGGGCAAAAAGCCAGGCGACTGGTATGGCCCCGCCTCGGTCTCCTATTTGCTAAA ACACGCCTTGGAGCATGCAGCTCAGGAAAATGCAGACTTTGACAATATCAGTGTCTATGTGGCCAAAGATTGCACGA TTTATATACAGGATATTGAGGATCAGTGCAGCATTCCCGAGCCGGCGCCCAAACCCCATGTGCCTTGGCAGCAAGCGAAGCGATCGCAGGCGGAAACGCCTAAATCGGAGCACCAACAGCACTGGAAATCCCTCATTGTCCTTATCCCATTGCGCCTGGGCAGCGATAAACTAAATCCCGTGTATGCCCATTGCCTGAAGCTGCTGCTGAGTACGGAGCACTGTTTGGGCATCATTGGGGGCAAGCCCAAGCACTCGCTGTACTTTGTGGGCTTTCAGGAGGACAGGCTCATCCATTTGGATCCGCACTATTGCCAGGAGATGGTGGATGTGAATCAGGAGAACTTTTCTCTGCACTCGTTCCACTGCAAGTCGCCACGAAAGCTTAAGGCGAGCAAAATGGATCCCAGCTGTTGCATCGGCTTTTACTGTGCCACCAAGAGTGATTTCGACAGCTTTATGGAGAGCGTGCAGCTG TACTTGCATCCCATGCGCTGTGCCTCCGGGGCCACAGTGGATAAGGCGGCTGGGGGCCATCAAGTGACGCCCCAATCAACCCATCATCATCAGGCCGAGCAAGCCGAGATGAACTATCCACTGTTCTCATTCTCGCGAGGCCGATGCCTGGACCACGAGCGTGACGAGATGAGTGATTCGCTGTACAAGCCGCTCATAAAACAGGTGGCTGCTTTGGCCCAGGAGCTGGGCACCCAATTGTTGCCTCCACACCATGTGGACGACAATGACCAAGATGATAGTGAAAGCGAGGAATTTGTGCTGCTGTAG
- the Hibch gene encoding 3-hydroxyisobutyryl-CoA hydrolase, mitochondrial isoform X3, with product MGPIQRLVYTFGHRTCSQLPLIGGAAISNTKPPVMDLSVRQSSSSVLATESSNKGMIILNRPKALNAINLEMVRKIYKHLKKCEKSKSLLIIKGTGEKAFCAGGDVRALVEAGPSDESKSFFREEYSTNALIGNYKIPYIAIIDGITMGGGVGLSVHGKYRVATDRTLFAMPETAIGLFPDVGGSYFLPRLQGKLGLYLGLTGYRLRGGDVFYSGIATHYCESSKIPDLETALLNCPDADDVPELLQKFHSTPEKPFSLQPVLEQINKNFSAGSVEGILENLQNDGSEWAKKTLETLCKVSPTSMKVTFRQLELGSQLSLAQCLIMEYRLAVRHLERSDFKEGVRALLIDKDQKPQWQPTKLADVTEEHVQWFFRKLPDTEELKLD from the exons ATG GGCCCAATTCAAAGGTTGGTGTACACATTCGGTCATCGCACCTGCAGCCAATTGCCGCTGATCGGCGGAGCAGCGATATCCAACACGAAACCACCTGTAATGGACCTCTCCGTCCGCCAATCCTCCTCCTCCGTGCTGGCCACGGAGTCCTCCAACAAGGGAATGATCATCCTGAACCGTCCCAAGGCTCTGAACGCTATTAACCTGGAGATGGTGCGAAAGATCTACAAGCATCTGAAGAAGTGCGAGAAGTCCAAGTCGCTGCTGATCATCAAGGGCACGGGCGAGAAGGCCTTCTGCGCCGGCGGAGATGTGCGCGCCCTGGTCGAGGCAGGCCCCTCCGACGAGTCGAAGAGCTTCTTCCGCGAGGAGTATAGCACGAACGCCCTGATCGGTAACTACAAGATACCCTACATCGCCATCATTGACGGCATCACCATGGGCGGCGGTGTGGGTCTCAGTGTCCACGGCAAGTACCGTGTGGCCACCGATCGGACGCTGTTCGCCATGCCTGAGACGGCGATTGGTCTGTTCCCCGACGTGGGCGGCTCCTACTTCCTGCCTCGCCTGCAGGGAAAACTGGGTCTCTACCTGGGACTGACTGGATACCGGTTGCGCGGCGGCGATGTCTTCTACTCGGGCATAGCTACGCACTACTGCGAGAGCAGCAAGATCCCTGATCTCGAGACGGCGCTGCTCAACTGCCCGGATGCAGATGATGTGCCCGAGCTGCTGCAGAAGTTCCATTCCACACCGGAGAAACCTTTCTCGCTACAGCCCGTCCTGGAGCAGATCAACAAGAACTTTTCGGCGGGTTCGGTGGAGGGCATTCTGGAGAACCTGCAGAACGATGGCAGCGAGTGGGCCAAGAAGACGCTGGAG ACCCTCTGCAAGGTGTCGCCCACCTCGATGAAGGTCACGTTCCGCCAGCTGGAGCTCGGCTCCCAGCTGTCTCTGGCCCAATGTCTCATTATGGAGTACCGTCTGGCCGTGCGACACTTGGAGCGCAGCGACTTCAAGGAGGGAGTGCGCGCCCTGCTCATCGACAAGGACCAGAAGCCCCAGTGGCAGCCAACTAAGCTGGCCGATGTCACCGAGGAGCATGTGCAATGGTTCTTCCGCAAGCTGCCGGACACCGAGGAACTCAAACT CGACTAA
- the Trs33 gene encoding trafficking protein particle complex subunit 6b, whose amino-acid sequence MSEEILFDCLHAEIVNYCLDSNKEHDLATLEYIGFTTGYRLIERLTREVSRFKDELETMKFICTDFWTLIYKKQVDNLRTNNHGMYVVQDKAFRFLTRISPGTKQLEHAPKFVAFTCGLVRGALSNLGINSTVTAEVQSIPACKFHIEVNRN is encoded by the exons ATGTCTGAGGAAATCCTTTTTGATTGCCTCCATGCGGAGATAGTCAACTATTGCCTTGATAGCAACAAG GAGCACGACCTGGCCACTTTGGAGTACATTGGTTTTACCACCGGCTACCGCCTGATCGAGCGGCTCACCCGCGAAGTGTCGCGTTTCAAGGACGAGTTGGAGACTATGAAATTTATCTGCACCGACTTCTGGACGCTCATCTACAAAAAGCAGGTGGACAACCTGAGGACAAATAACCATGGCATGTACGTGGTGCAGGACAAAGCATTCCGCTTCCTGACTCGCATTTCGCCGGGCACCAAGCAGCTGGAGCACGCGCCCAAGTTCGTGGCCTTCACATGCGGGCTGGTGCGAGGAGCACTAAGCAATCTGGGCATCAACAGCACCGTGACAGCAGAGGTGCAGAGCATACCGGCCTGCAAGTTCCACATAGAAGTGAATAGAAACTAG
- the Tmtc4 gene encoding protein O-mannosyl-transferase Tmtc4, translated as MLDIRHKAALHSMVCQAILVLICLVCYGCGGLSGAKFVFDDTVAIVKNRDVNTLPTNWTAIFTNDFWGASLLSSDSHKSFRPLTTLMFHCEYALLGLNASHMKFLNLLLHCVNTLLMWRLVRSLYVPEVNTERWAILSAALFAAHPIHTEAVSGVVGRAELMFAMIHLLCLLLTVANAGKHGLQTGGLILLLTAVGMLFKESAVTIPMSCVLLDYFQNGYYHLPVKDQWNLLHNRMSYLVYLLGTLALLTARLWWQDFETPTFKEVDNPVAHNEHILTRGLSQQYLLVMNIWLMLCPHWLCYDWALGCVKLVTSIWDLRLQGVIGFYSILLVALMNFRRLPGLMLALGLMIIPFLPASGIICVGFVIAERTLYVPSIGFCLVSIYGFLYWYDCSTKKSLWRTGLRILLMLLFTVMMLRTRQRATDWLNEEQLFKSALQVCPDNAKVHYNIARLATDTGNNTKAFLHYHKAIDLYPSYESALMNLGNLYREHGQLATAEEYIRMALQAYPSFPAAWMNLGIVQSAQGKFDKALASYEKALKYRTNFAVCYYNMGNLYLEQKLYAEALQHWQHAVALNPRQPKAWANILTMLDNRGLQDDALRISNQALQHLPNDASILFIRANVLGKLKQYAEAESLYKRVIELEPHNMLYYTNLGVLYHRWDKSQEAIEAYRTAISINAARATTARENLSKLMKRLQREAQVTQR; from the coding sequence ATGCTGGACATTCGCCACAAGGCCGCCCTGCACAGCATGGTGTGTCAGGCGATCCTGGTGCTGATTTGCTTAGTTTGCTACGGCTGCGGTGGCCTGAGTGGGGCAAAATTCGTCTTCGATGACACGGTGGCCATCGTCAAGAACCGGGATGTCAACACACTGCCCACCAACTGGACGGCGATCTTCACCAACGACTTCTGGGGCGCCTCCCTCCTCAGCTCCGATTCGCACAAGTCCTTCCGGCCACTGACCACCCTGATGTTCCACTGCGAGTACGCCCTACTTGGACTGAATGCCTCCCACATGAAGTTCCTCAACCTCCTGCTGCACTGCGTCAACACGCTGCTCATGTGGCGATTGGTTCGGTCGCTGTACGTGCCGGAGGTCAACACGGAGCGATGGGCGATCCTCTCCGCTGCTTTGTTTGCTGCTCATCCCATTCACACGGAGGCTGTTTCGGGTGTGGTGGGTAGGGCAGAGCTCATGTTCGCCATGATTCACCTGCTTTGCCTTCTGCTGACCGTGGCCAATGCTGGAAAACACGGTCTTCAGACTGGTGGCCTAATCCTGCTCCTAACCGCCGTGGGAATGCTCTTCAAGGAGTCCGCTGTGACCATTCCCATGTCGTGTGTGCTGCTGGATTACTTTCAAAATGGCTACTATCATTTGCCAGTCAAGGATCAGTGGAACCTTTTGCACAACCGGATGAGCTACTTGGTATACCTGTTGGGCACTTTGGCTCTGCTGACGGCTCGCCTCTGGTGGCAGGACTTTGAGACGCCCACGTTCAAGGAGGTGGACAACCCAGTGGCTCACAATGAGCACATCCTGACCCGAGGACTATCCCAGCAGTACCTGCTCGTCATGAACATCTGGCTGATGCTGTGCCCCCACTGGCTGTGCTACGACTGGGCTTTGGGTTGCGTCAAGCTGGTGACCAGCATCTGGGATCTGAGACTGCAGGGCGTGATCGGATTTTACTCCATCCTGCTGGTGGCTCTAATGAACTTCCGTCGCCTTCCTGGATTAATGCTAGCTCTGGGCTTGATGATCATCCCTTTCCTGCCCGCGTCGGGAATTATTTGCGTGGGATTTGTGATCGCAGAGCGAACGCTCTACGTGCCCTCCATAGGCTTTTGCCTGGTGTCCATCTACGGATTCCTCTACTGGTATGATTGCAGCACGAAGAAAAGTCTTTGGCGCACTGGATTGCGGATTCTCCTTATGCTGCTTTTCACCGTGATGATGCTGCGCACACGCCAGCGAGCCACAGACTGGCTGAATGAGGAGCAACTGTTTAAGTCCGCCCTTCAGGTGTGTCCCGATAACGCCAAGGTGCACTACAACATCGCTCGGCTGGCCACTGATACGGGAAACAATACGAAAGCCTTTCTGCACTATCACAAGGCCATTGACCTGTATCCCAGCTACGAGTCAGCCTTGATGAATCTTGGGAACCTGTACCGGGAGCATGGCCAACTGGCTACAGCTGAGGAGTACATACGAATGGCTCTGCAGGCGTATCCGTCCTTTCCCGCTGCCTGGATGAATCTCGGCATTGTTCAATCGGCCCAGGGAAAGTTCGACAAGGCCTTGGCCAGCTATGAGAAGGCCTTGAAGTACAGGACCAACTTCGCTGTGTGTTACTACAACATGGGTAACCTTTATTTGGAGCAGAAGCTCTACGCCGAAGCCCTCCAGCATTGGCAGCACGCTGTGGCACTTAATCCCCGCCAGCCAAAAGCCTGGGCCAACATTCTTACCATGCTGGACAATCGAGGACTGCAGGACGACGCCCTGCGCATCTCCAATCAGGCCCTGCAGCATCTTCCCAACGATGCCAGCATCCTGTTTATTCGAGCCAATGTCCTGGGCAAGTTAAAGCAATACGCGGAGGCGGAGTCGCTCTATAAGCGAGTTATTGAGCTGGAGCCCCACAACATGCTCTACTATACGAATCTCGGAGTTCTCTATCATCGGTGGGACAAGTCCCAGGAGGCTATAGAGGCTTATCGGACGGCGATAAGTATTAACGCGGCGAGGGCAACGACAGCACGGGAGAATCTCAGCAAGCTTATGAAGCGCCTGCAGAGGGAAGCGCAGGTCACCCAAAGATAA
- the Hibch gene encoding 3-hydroxyisobutyryl-CoA hydrolase, mitochondrial isoform X1 gives MQGPIQRLVYTFGHRTCSQLPLIGGAAISNTKPPVMDLSVRQSSSSVLATESSNKGMIILNRPKALNAINLEMVRKIYKHLKKCEKSKSLLIIKGTGEKAFCAGGDVRALVEAGPSDESKSFFREEYSTNALIGNYKIPYIAIIDGITMGGGVGLSVHGKYRVATDRTLFAMPETAIGLFPDVGGSYFLPRLQGKLGLYLGLTGYRLRGGDVFYSGIATHYCESSKIPDLETALLNCPDADDVPELLQKFHSTPEKPFSLQPVLEQINKNFSAGSVEGILENLQNDGSEWAKKTLETLCKVSPTSMKVTFRQLELGSQLSLAQCLIMEYRLAVRHLERSDFKEGVRALLIDKDQKPQWQPTKLADVTEEHVQWFFRKLPDTEELKLD, from the exons ATG CAGGGCCCAATTCAAAGGTTGGTGTACACATTCGGTCATCGCACCTGCAGCCAATTGCCGCTGATCGGCGGAGCAGCGATATCCAACACGAAACCACCTGTAATGGACCTCTCCGTCCGCCAATCCTCCTCCTCCGTGCTGGCCACGGAGTCCTCCAACAAGGGAATGATCATCCTGAACCGTCCCAAGGCTCTGAACGCTATTAACCTGGAGATGGTGCGAAAGATCTACAAGCATCTGAAGAAGTGCGAGAAGTCCAAGTCGCTGCTGATCATCAAGGGCACGGGCGAGAAGGCCTTCTGCGCCGGCGGAGATGTGCGCGCCCTGGTCGAGGCAGGCCCCTCCGACGAGTCGAAGAGCTTCTTCCGCGAGGAGTATAGCACGAACGCCCTGATCGGTAACTACAAGATACCCTACATCGCCATCATTGACGGCATCACCATGGGCGGCGGTGTGGGTCTCAGTGTCCACGGCAAGTACCGTGTGGCCACCGATCGGACGCTGTTCGCCATGCCTGAGACGGCGATTGGTCTGTTCCCCGACGTGGGCGGCTCCTACTTCCTGCCTCGCCTGCAGGGAAAACTGGGTCTCTACCTGGGACTGACTGGATACCGGTTGCGCGGCGGCGATGTCTTCTACTCGGGCATAGCTACGCACTACTGCGAGAGCAGCAAGATCCCTGATCTCGAGACGGCGCTGCTCAACTGCCCGGATGCAGATGATGTGCCCGAGCTGCTGCAGAAGTTCCATTCCACACCGGAGAAACCTTTCTCGCTACAGCCCGTCCTGGAGCAGATCAACAAGAACTTTTCGGCGGGTTCGGTGGAGGGCATTCTGGAGAACCTGCAGAACGATGGCAGCGAGTGGGCCAAGAAGACGCTGGAG ACCCTCTGCAAGGTGTCGCCCACCTCGATGAAGGTCACGTTCCGCCAGCTGGAGCTCGGCTCCCAGCTGTCTCTGGCCCAATGTCTCATTATGGAGTACCGTCTGGCCGTGCGACACTTGGAGCGCAGCGACTTCAAGGAGGGAGTGCGCGCCCTGCTCATCGACAAGGACCAGAAGCCCCAGTGGCAGCCAACTAAGCTGGCCGATGTCACCGAGGAGCATGTGCAATGGTTCTTCCGCAAGCTGCCGGACACCGAGGAACTCAAACT CGACTAA